In Pongo abelii isolate AG06213 chromosome 5, NHGRI_mPonAbe1-v2.0_pri, whole genome shotgun sequence, a single genomic region encodes these proteins:
- the TCF21 gene encoding transcription factor 21, with protein sequence MSTGSLSDVEDLQEVEMLECDGLKMDSNKEFVTSNESTEESSNCENGSPQKGRGGLGKRRKAPTKKSPLSGVSQEGKQVQRNAANARERARMRVLSKAFSRLKTTLPWVPPDTKLSKLDTLRLASSYIAHLRQILANDKYENGYIHPVNLTWPFMVAGKPESDLKEVVTASRLCGTTAS encoded by the exons ATGTCCACCGGCTCCCTCAGCGATGTGGAGGACCTTCAAGAGGTGGAGATGTTGGAATGTGACGGGCTGAAAATGGACTCGAACAAGGAATTTGTGACTTCCAATGAGAGCACCGAGGAGAGCTCCAACTGCGAGAATGGGTCTCCCCAGAAGGGCCGCGGCGGCCTGGGCAAGAGGAGGAAGGCGCCCACCAAGAAGAGCCCCCTGAGCGGGGTCAGCCAGGAGGGGAAGCAGGTCCAGCGCAACGCCGCCAACGCGCGAGAGCGGGCCCGCATGCGAGTGCTGAGCAAGGCCTTCTCCAGACTCAAGACCACCCTGCCCTGGGTGCCCCCGGACACCAAGCTCTCCAAGCTGGACACGCTCAGGCTGGCGTCCAGCTACATCGCCCACTTGAGGCAGATCCTGGCTAACGACAAATACGAGAACGGGTACATTCACCCGGTCAACCTG ACGTGGCCCTTTATGGTGGCCGGGAAACCCGAGAGTGACCTGAAAGAAGTGGTGACCGCGAGCCGCTTATGTGGAACCACCGCGTCCTGA